The DNA window TGTGGCAGCTGCTGGCGGCGGGCGGCGCGGCACTGGAGATCGGCCGCTTCGACCCGGAGCGCGGGCGCGGGGCTGCGCCGTGCCAGGCGGTGGAGATCCCCATGTGCCGCGGCATCGGCTACAACCTGACCCGCATGCCCAACCTGCTGGGCCACACGTCGCAGGGCGAGGCGGCCGCCGAGCTGGCGGAGTTCGCGCCGCTGGTGCAGTACGGCTGCCACAGCCACCTGCGCTTCTTCCTGTGCTCGCTCTACGCGCCCATGTGCACCGACCAGGTCTCGACGCCCATTCCCGCCTGCCGGCCCATGTGCGAGCAGGCGCGCCTGCGCTGCGCGCCCATCATGGAGCAGTTCAACTTTGGCTGGCCGGACTCCCTCGACTGCGCCCGGCTGCCCACGCGCAACGACCCGCACGCCCTGTGCATGGAGGCGCCCGAGAACGCCACGGCCGGCCCCGCGGAGCCCCACAAGGGCCTGGGCATGCTGCCCGTGGCGCCGCGGCCCGCGCGCCCTCCCGGAGACCTGGGCCCAGGCTCGGACGGCAGTGGCACCTGCGAGAATCCCGAGAAGTTCCAGTACGTGGAGAAGAGCCGCTCGTGCGCACCGCGCTGCGGGCCCGGCGTCGAGGTGTTCTGGTCCCGGCGCGACAAGGACTTCGCGCTGGTCTGGATGGCCGTGTGGTCGGCGCTGTGCTTCTTCTCCACCGCCTTCACTGTGCTCACCTTCTTGCTGGAGCCCCACCGCTTCCAGTATCCCGAGCGCCCCATCATCTTCCTCTCCATGTGCTACAACGTCTACTCGCTGGCCTTCCTGATCCGCGCGGTGGCCGGAGCGCAGAGCGTGGCCTGTGACCAGGAGGCGGGCGCGCTCTACGTGATCCAGGAGGGCCTGGAGAACACGGGCTGCACACTGGTCTTCCTGCTGCTCTACTACTTCGGCATGGCCAGCTCGCTTTGGTGGGTGGTCCTGACGCTCACCTGGTTCCTGGCGGCCGGGAAGAAATGGGGCCATGAGGCCATCGAGGCCCACGGCAGCTACTTCCACATGGCTGCCTGGGGCCTGCCCGCGCTCAAGACCATCGTCATCCTGACCCTGCGCAAGGTAGCGGGGGATGAGCTGACCGGGCTCTGCTACGTGGCCAGCACGGATGCAGCGGCGCTCACGGGCTTCGTGCTGGTGCCCCTCTCCGGCTACCTGGTGCTGGGCAGTAGTTTCCTCCTGACCGGCTTCGTGGCCCTCTTCCACATCCGCAAGATCATGAAGACGGGCGGCACCAACACAGAGAAGCTGGAGAAGCTCATGGTCAAGATCGGGGTCTTCTCCATCCTCTACACGGTGCCCGCCACCTGCGTCATCGTTTGCTACGTCTACGAACGCCTCAACATGGACTTCTGGCGCCTTCGGGCCACAGAGCAGCCATGCGCAGCGGCCGCGGGGCCCGGAGGCCGGAGGGACTGCTCACTGCCAGAGGGCTCGGTGCCTACCGTGGCGGTCTTCATGCTCAAAATTTTCATGTCACTGGTGGTGGGGATCACCAGCGGCGTCTGGGTGTGGAGCTCCAAGACTTTCCAGACCTGGCAGAGCCTGTGCTACCGCAAGATAGCAGCTAGCCGGGCCCGGGCCAAGGCCTGCCGGGCCCCCGGGAGCTACGGACGTGGCACGCACTGCCACTATAAGGCTCCCACCGTGGTCTTGCACATGACTAAGACGGACCCCTCTCTGGAGAACCCCACACACCTCTAGCGTACACAGGCCTGGCGCGGGGTGGCTGCTGCCCCCTCCTTGCCCTCCACGCCCTGCCCCCTGCACCCCCTAGAGACAGCTGACTAGCAGCTGCCCAGCTGTCAAGGTCAGGCAAGTGAGCACCAGGGGCTGAGGATCAGGGCGGGGACCCCGTGAGGCTCATTAggggagatgggggtctcccctAATGCGGGGGCTGGACCAGGCCGAGTCCCCACAGGGTCCTAGTGGAGGATGTGGAGAGGAGGGGGCAGAAGGGTCCAGCCGGAGTTTATTTAATGATGTAATTTATTGTTGTGTTCCTCTGGACGCTGTGACTGGAATAAACCCCCACGTGGCACTGCTGAGTCCTCTCTGGCTGGGAAGGGGGGAAGGTAGGAGAGTGAGGGCCCTGCAGGAGTCTTTCTTGTAAGCAGAGCTGGCGGTGGGTGCTGGCACCCCCAATCAGGAGGAAGTCCCCCCAGAACAGCTGTGCATTGCAGGAGTCCCAGACACCACGTGTGCGTGTTTTCCCCTCCTGCCCGTCTCTGTGCTTCCAAATGGAGACAGGGACGCCTGCAGGATGTTCAGGGAATCCCCCAGGGTGACACTGCCACCTCTGGCCCCAGGGAGTCCAGTTTGAGGCTATGGATGAGTTTTCCTTCTCTGGGACCTTGCTCTCCTCATTGGCGTGGAAAGTAAAGGCGTCAGCCTGTGTCAATATTGTCACGAGGGCCCCCTCCCTGGGGCTTTGGAAAATTGCTGGTGGGTCTGCCTGGCTCCTCGGGGCGCCCACCAGGGCAGCCCCAGCCTGCTCCCTGGTGTCTCCAGATGCGGTAAAGATGAGGCTGTACTGGTCTGTGGGCCTCTGGGTAGCACGTGGAGCTGGGAAGCTTGAGTAGAGTGGGAATTGGGCCCCTAGCTCCTAAGCTTGTCAGATTTGAGTTGCTGATGGCAGCAGTGGGAATGAAGCAGTTCAGGTGGCTGTGCAGAGCTCCACACTAGGGCAGGTATGGGGAAAGGTCCCACGTCCATCTGTGTGCTGGGGTAGCTCAGGGCTGCTGGGGCCTGCCCTGTTTCTGCAGACTGGGTAGCTGGGCACGTGTGGCCATCTGGAGACCCCTATTGGCTTGGGGTCAGACCCCAGGGCCCCATCTTGGCTGCTGTGACTCCAGCCAGGTCAGAGTATTAGTTACTACTGTCCTTGGGTGCCTACTACACATGGCTGGCATTTGGTGTCAGTGCCAGGAGATCCCAGCGGTCCAGCCCTGCTGCCAGCCTCACTTTAGAGCCATGAGGAGGCTCCAGGAGGGGAGACGCTCAGGTGCTGAGGATGAATGGTGAGGCGGAGCCCCAAACCCAGGGCCTCTCGTGCCCTACCCCAACCACCAATCCCACAGGGACAAGAAAAATCCAGTGAGAATCAAACAGGTTGGGTCATGCTCCCAGGAACAAGACCATGGCGGGCTGAGGGGGTTAAGGGGTACTCCTCACAAGGCGCAGTGGTGCCCCAGGGAAACTTATAGCCCTCGCACCTGTTCTTAGGCCGTTTATTGCACGGGGAACGCCCTCTCCATCTAAATCCTTCCCTTTGCGCAGAGCACACATTAAGTAAGTCCCCATGTGCCTCTGACCAACAAAGCCAAGTGACCCTACCTTCTTGTAATGCTGCAcatatgggtttttttgttttttgttttttgtttaatttgaggcagagtctcgctccgttgctcagactggagtgcagtggcacgatctcagctcactgcaatctctgcctcccgggttcaagcaattctcctgcctcagccgcccgggtggcatccgccaccatgcctggctcatttttgtatatttttgtagagatggggtttcaccgtgttacccaggctggtctggaactcctggcctcaactgatccacccgccttggcttcccaaagtgctgggattacaggcgtgagccactgcacctggccatgcgAGGGTCTTTGAGTGGGAAACAGAATGAGCTTGTTAGAGGCAGTAAAGTGCCCAcactgggtgggggaggggcagaggcgTCAGGGAGCTGGGCTCACAGGCAGTGGAAGGAAGATGGGAAGGACCTATACCAGGGCGGGGGCAGCTGGAGCGAATGGAGAGGATTCCAGAGTCTTGGGAAGAGCAAGACAGGCGGGGTGTGGGAAAGGCAGGGGGAGGATGAGCATCCAAGGGCACCCACCTGCCCCTTCTTCCTTGCTGTCAGTGACCATGTCCTGCTCAGCAGACACCAGCCTGGTGCTGGTTTTCAGGGCAGCCAGGATGGGAGCGCAGAGAGGGGTAGCAGGGTCAGACAGGCCCCAGGGGCTGTGCTTTGAGGCCAGGAcctgggagggagggcagggccctGCCAGCTTTCTCAGACCTGGAAGATGCTATGGAAATAAGTCCTAGGCCctggaggaaagggaaaaaggaaacgCAGCCCTCTCATGTGATCTGCTCACCCCACGTTTCGGAAGGGAAGTGTTTAGATGGGTTGGCCGCTGCAGCACATAGCCAGGTAGTTTGAGGCCAAGCTGGGAGTTGAACCCAAGTCTGCCTCCAGAGCTTTTGTGCGTTCCACACCAGGGATCCGATTAGGTCCTGGTGGGGAAAGGCAGGGTGTATGCCTTGGCAAGGTTATGTCCCCAGAAGCTGGGCAAAGTGGGTGGGGAGGAGACAAacatccctccctcccactgccAGACCTCTCCCCACGCCCATTAAAGAACGCTCCAGGGCCAAACAAAAATACCTCGGAAACCCACATGTGCTGGCATTTGCATCGCGTGCCTGGGCCCGGGTCTTCCCCTTAGTGGTCCTGGTGCCCGGCAT is part of the Nomascus leucogenys isolate Asia chromosome 17, Asia_NLE_v1, whole genome shotgun sequence genome and encodes:
- the FZD9 gene encoding frizzled-9; the protein is MAVAPLRGALLLWQLLAAGGAALEIGRFDPERGRGAAPCQAVEIPMCRGIGYNLTRMPNLLGHTSQGEAAAELAEFAPLVQYGCHSHLRFFLCSLYAPMCTDQVSTPIPACRPMCEQARLRCAPIMEQFNFGWPDSLDCARLPTRNDPHALCMEAPENATAGPAEPHKGLGMLPVAPRPARPPGDLGPGSDGSGTCENPEKFQYVEKSRSCAPRCGPGVEVFWSRRDKDFALVWMAVWSALCFFSTAFTVLTFLLEPHRFQYPERPIIFLSMCYNVYSLAFLIRAVAGAQSVACDQEAGALYVIQEGLENTGCTLVFLLLYYFGMASSLWWVVLTLTWFLAAGKKWGHEAIEAHGSYFHMAAWGLPALKTIVILTLRKVAGDELTGLCYVASTDAAALTGFVLVPLSGYLVLGSSFLLTGFVALFHIRKIMKTGGTNTEKLEKLMVKIGVFSILYTVPATCVIVCYVYERLNMDFWRLRATEQPCAAAAGPGGRRDCSLPEGSVPTVAVFMLKIFMSLVVGITSGVWVWSSKTFQTWQSLCYRKIAASRARAKACRAPGSYGRGTHCHYKAPTVVLHMTKTDPSLENPTHL